A region from the Salvia splendens isolate huo1 chromosome 15, SspV2, whole genome shotgun sequence genome encodes:
- the LOC121768649 gene encoding uncharacterized protein LOC121768649, whose amino-acid sequence MSLSTFKPVSCRIHLVAGANDSLSKVSEVTMMNRQAQPSLPVKGKEKLVLQESLSATSRREMMQLTAAASVGLLSIVLPASAEASTRKATMRQKIREKFEELRRKAGLSKPKDEGEEKKQKDEAGGKPKVQSGTKEAKPKPKVQHRGNGTKAEIKDETEQPSTSQESKHEGPMIPALPGIINDKPIETTLP is encoded by the exons ATGTCGTTATCCACCTTCAAACCAGTTTCCTGCCGGATCCATCTGGTCGCCGGGGCAAATGATTCGCTATCTAAAGTGTCTGAAGTCACAATGATGAATAGACAAGCTCAACCTTCTCTTCCG GtgaaaggaaaggaaaaattAGTCTTGCAGGAAAGCCTATCAGCTACATCTAGGCGAGAAATGATGCAGTTGACAGCTGCTGCGTCTGTAGGTCTTCTATCTATTGTGTTGCCAGCATCTGCTGAAGCGAGCACTAGAAAGGCGACAATGAGGCAGAAGATTAGGGAGAAATTTGAAGAGTTGAGGCGAAAGGCTGGTCTGTCAAAGCCAAAAGATGAAGgtgaagaaaagaaacaaaaagatGAAGCAGGAGGCAAGCCTAAGGTACAAAGCGGCACAAAAGAAGCAAAGCCGAAACCAAAGGTACAACACAGAGGCAATGGAACCAAGGCAGAGATAAAAGATGAAACAGAGCAGCCAAGCACATCTCAAGAGTCCAAACATGAAGGGCCAATGATTCCAGCACTTCCAGGTATCATAAATGATAAACCTATTGAAACCACTCTCCCGTGA
- the LOC121768648 gene encoding uncharacterized protein LOC121768648, whose translation MLNQYLVILLLLFLTAPIHCRRPHVINFRWPNLYPESFAWDPKSDHFVVGSLRHRRIISVSDAGVASSLLSDDSLPHDSFFAGISLDPRHHRLLAVVRRVSPPFSALASYDLRTSRQLFLAPLDDLLPSAVAANDVAADYSGNAYVTDSANNVIFKVTEQGEASILSTSKLFKPEAVDGGLNGVVYSTKGYLLVTQSNTGKLFKVFTDDGSARRVILNKHLTAADGIAVRRDGVVLVVSKHKLYFIKSDDSWSQGAVFDETALEEEKHASAVTVGADSRVYVLYGNVDEGMMGKDEFSIVEVESEAEGKEENVWIFVLVGLGFAYFLFWRFQMRQLVHNMDKKHA comes from the coding sequence ATGCTCAATCAATACCTAGTAATCCTCCTCCTACTATTCCTCACCGCCCCAATCCACTGCCGGAGGCCCCACGTCATCAATTTCCGATGGCCGAACCTCTATCCGGAATCCTTCGCCTGGGATCCCAAATCTGACCACTTCGTCGTCGGCTCCCTCCGCCACCGCCGGATCATCTCCGTCTCCGACGCCGGCGTCGCCTCATCCCTCCTCTCCGACGATTCACTCCCCCACGACTCCTTCTTCGCCGGCATCTCGCTCGATCCccgccaccaccgcctcctCGCCGTCGTCCGCCGCGTTTCCCCTCCCTTCTCCGCCCTAGCCAGCTACgacctccgcacctcccgccAGCTCTTCCTCGCCCCGCTCGACGACCTCCTCCCCTCCGCTGTCGCCGCCAACGACGTCGCCGCCGACTACTCCGGCAACGCCTACGTCACCGATTCGGCGAACAACGTCATCTTCAAAGTCACCGAGCAAGGAGAGGCGTCGATACTCTCCACATCCAAACTATTCAAACCCGAAGCCGTGGACGGCGGACTCAACGGCGTCGTTTACAGCACTAAAGGCTATCTGTTGGTGACTCAGTCAAACACGGGGAAGCTGTTCAAAGTCTTCACCGACGACGGTTCGGCGAGGCGCGTGATTCTGAACAAGCACCTGACGGCGGCCGACGGCATCGCCGTTAGGAGAGACGGCGTCGTTTTGGTCGTGTCGAAGCATAAGCTGTATTTTATCAAGAGCGACGACAGCTGGAGCCAGGGAGCGGTGTTTGACGAAACTGCCCTCGAGGAGGAGAAGCACGCCAGCGCTGTGACGGTCGGGGCGGATAGTAGGGTATACGTGTTATATGGGAATGTTGACGAGGGCATGATGGGGAAAGACGAGTTTAGCATAGTGGAAGTGGAATCCGAAGCGGAGGGTAAAGAGGAGAATGTGTGGATTTTCGTATTGGTTGGTTTGGGATTTGCTTATTTCTTGTTTTGGAGATTCCAAATGCGCCAGCTTGTGCACAATATGGACAAGAAACatgcttga
- the LOC121768650 gene encoding chaperone protein DnaJ-like, with translation MDCGGGSSLYYSVLGVATDASDEEIRRAYRKLAMQWHPDKWSRTPSLLGEAKQKFQQIQEAYSVLSDRSKRMLYDAGLYSCEDDEDEVEGFADFVGEMVSLIRKEEKSYSIGEVQSMFWEMAQDFHIPNWDDLVHQQDAYDSQWLCGQPNLYASGNVPSSWWEASTMQQQQQGNPQFTSFGTHMCI, from the exons ATGGACTGCGGTGGAGGGTCGTCGCTGTATTACAGCGTTCTCGGCGTCGCTACGGACGCTTCCGACGAAGAAATTCGACGCGCTTATCGTAAACTCGCTATG CAATGGCATCCGGATAAATGGAGCAGAACCCCTTCTCTTCTTGGTGAGGCCAAGCAGAAATTCCAGCAAATTCAGGAGGCTTATTCAG TGTTGTCAGATAGGAGTAAGAGGATGTTGTATGACGCAGGGCTGTATAGCTGTGAAGACGATGAAGATGAGGTCGAG GGATTTGCTGATTTTGTCGGTGAGATGGTGTCTCTCATCAGGAAAGAG GAAAAGAGTTACAGCATTGGTGAAGTACAGAGCATGTTTTGGGAGATGGCACAAGATTTTCACATACCCAATTGGGATGACTTGGTGCATCAACAAGACGCGTATGATTCGCAGTGGCTTTGTGGGCAGCCGAATCTATATGCATCCGGAAATGTGCCGAGCAGTTGGTGGGAAGCAAGCAcgatgcagcagcagcagcagggGAATCCACAATTCACCAGTTTTGGAACACACATGTGCATATGA
- the LOC121767537 gene encoding DNA-directed RNA polymerase III subunit RPC7-like encodes MSFRGRGGGRGRAGPPRAKQMPFDIFSEIPIGVVKYSVEEVKKYSQFVSWSQNLQTFFETSPYHYQDRRLTLPKMQKVDIERYSDKKLQATTVKQPLHHLIMMDRDHMPGELVRGGPHTVKRVKWDNEIDLSKLDQFEKLEEKNKDAEENEEEEVEEEGNEEDGEISDDGDYGQNQDFDDDEDDYNMAKENDEDIY; translated from the exons ATGTCATTCAGAGGAAGAGGCGGCGGCCGCGGCCGTGCAGGGCCGCCCAGAGCCAAGCAAATGcctttcgatattttttcg GAAATTCCGATAGGCGTTGTGAAGTATTCTGTGGAAGAAGTTAAGAAGTATTCTCAGTTTGTGTCCTGGTCGCAGAATCTGCAGACCTTCTTCGAGACATCTCCTTACCATTACCAAGATAGAAGGCTAACCCTACCGA AAATGCAAAAAGTAGACATAGAGAGGTACTCGGATAAGAAATTGCAGGCAACAACTGTTAAGCAACCACTCCATCACTTAATAATGATGGACAGAGATCATATGCCTGGAGAACTGGTCAGAG GTGGACCGCACACTGTCAAGAGAGTCAAGTGGGACAATGAAATAG ACTTGAgcaaacttgatcagtttgagaAGCTTGAGGAAAAGAATAAG GATGCAGAAGAAAACGAAGAGGAGGAAGTAGAAGAGGAGGGAAATGAAGAAGATGGAGAAATAAGTGATGATGGTGATTATGGGCAG AATCAAGATTTTGATGACGATGAAGATGATTATAACATGGCTAAGGAGAATG ATGAGGATATATATTGA